The nucleotide sequence GGCGCCGTCGTCGTGGGTGCCGGGACCGGGCAAGACGGACCAGTGGGATGTGCTGCTCCGTGCGCGTGCGCTCGACAACGGCGTATTCGTCGCGGGTGTGTCCCAGGCCGAGCCGGTGTCGATCGGCCGGAGCATCGTGGCCGGGCCACTCGGAGGGGTATTGGGCTCGTGCGGCCCGGCGGAGGACGTCCTGACCGTGGACCTGCACCTCGGGGCTGTCACGGACGCCCGCCGGCAGTTCCCCCTGGCGGAGCAGCGCCGGGTGTAGCGGTGATCCTGACGCCGCGTATATGCGGGTGCAGGTGCCCTGTCAGAGGCCGTCGGCCGCGTGGAAAGTGCGCAGGGCCTCGACCACGAGTTTGTGGTCCTCGAGCTGCGGCAGTCCGGACACCGTCACGGTGGCCACGGGTCCCACGCCCCGGACGTACAGCGGGAACGAGCCCCCATGGGCGGCATGCGTCGAGGTGTCGAACATCGGGTTGTCCTCGGCGTGGCCACCGTTGCGGCGTGCGCGGAGGCCGACGAGCAGCGACGGCACGAAGTAGCGCGCTGCCGTGCGGCTCTTCGCATCGAGCCAGTAATCGTTATCGGGGGTGGCGCCGTCGAGCGCGGCCCGGAAGAGGATGTGGTTCGGCTTGCAGATGCTGATCGCGATTGGCAGGTCGCGGCTGACGCCCAGCTGGACGAGGAGCTGTCCGAGCGCCACGGCGTCGTCGTTGGTGAAGCGGGTGAACTGGAGCTCCGCGACTTCCGCCTCGACCGTCGAGATGAGCGACTCGAGCGCTGCGGCAGGCTGGTCGTCCCCGCCGTCAGGATCGAACGGGGCGAGGATTGCTGCAGAAGCTTCATTGCTCATTCGCCTAATGTACGTCGTTGATATCCCTCGGTGGAATCTACTTCGGTCGTATAGCGAAGTGGCCGTAACAGGTACCATTCCGCGCGGCACTCCGCCGGGAGGGCTACTTCTTGGTCCGGCGGCTCCCGCCGTGCCAGTCCTCCTGCAGCCCGGCCTCATCCTCCTCTACGCCGAAGCTGCGCAGCTGAGGGCGCTCCCGCAGGCTCCTCTTGAGCTCGGCAAAACCGGGGAAACGCGCCAGGCCCAGCACGTGGTCCCAGAGTTCGACCGCCTGGTCGGGATCGGGCAGGCGGCTGATCACGGGACCGAAGAAGGCCACGCCCTCCGGTGGCTCGAAATGGATGATCGGCGTCCCAACGTCCTTGCCCGTCAGGGTCAGGGCCTCGTCCGTCTCCGCCTGGATGGCGGCGTCGAGCGAGGAGTCCTCCAGGGCGTCGGCGAGGTGTTCGGGCAGTCCGGACTCGGCGAGGACCGGCACCAGGAAGTCCACAGTCCCGCGGTGGCCGCCGTCGGAATCGTCCTTGTGCATGTCGAAGATCCGGGTGCCCAGTCGCTCGTAGAGCCGCCCGACGGCCTCGGGTCCGTGTTCCTCCCGGGTGCGTGCGGCGACGCGCAACAGGCGTAGGCCCGCGGTGTGCCCGGCTTCGTAGCCGACGGGAAAGTGGGCGTCGTAGTCGACGGATGCGTTGAGCAGGCGGAGTGAGATGAAGCGCCATTCGACTGCGTAGTCGCGCTGCTCCGACACCATGCGCACCCACTTGCTGGTCATCCAGGCGAAGGGGCAGACGGGGTCGAAATAGAACCGGATATCGGGGGAGGTCATGACTTCACGCTAGGGATGCTGCACGCCGGGGGTCAAGGACTCAGAGTCCCGGCACGCACGGGCCGGTGCCGAGCAGTGCGAGGCCGGCGCGGTCTCCGTCGCCGAAGGAGATCTGCCCGATGTTGTCCGCGTACATGAGCTCATGAGGGTCATCGACGTGATCGAGCCCGACGACGTGCCCGAGCTCGTGCATGATGGTCGCTTTCAGGTACGCGCGGCCGTCCGGGTACTGCAGGGTCTCGGCGGCGTCCGGGGCGTCGAGCTGCACCTGCCCGCCCACGTACACCAGAGGGTGTCCCAGTGTCTGGGCGTAGTCGCTGCCGCCGAGCCCGGCCACGTCACCCTCGAGTCCCGGGATCTCGGTGGGGTCCGTCCACGTGATGAGTACCGGGACCCACCTCTTGCCGTACAGCTCCGGCTGGTACAGGTCGCGGTCCTCGGTGGGCGCCTCCATGGTCGTGCCGTCGTCCACGAACTGCAGTCCTGTCGCCGCCGAGACCTCCGCGACGGCTTCCTGGACGAGGCCCTCGGACCCCGCCGGCGCGTTGTCCGGCCGCACGACGTAGTGCACGGGGCGGCAGGGGTCGTACGCCACCCACTCCTGGTCCTCGACCGGCGACTCCATCAACTTGTACGCGTTCGACGCCGGTGCGGGTGGCGGAACCCCGAGCGGGACGTCGCCGGCCTCGACGCCGCGGGGCGGCACCTCGGCGCCGGGCAGGTACGGCAGGGCGGCGGGCAGCACATAGCGGTCGAACAGTGTCGGCGTCAGGTACAGGAAGACGAGGAGCGCGAGTGCTCCTACGGTCCCGAGCCGCAGCTTCATCCTCGCCCGGCGGCGCTTCTTCTGTGCCGGACCGGGGCGCCACGGCGGGGGAGCAGACGCCTGGCGGAGGGCGTCGTCGAGCGACCATTCCGGGATCCTGCCCGACGGCGACCGGCGCACGCCGTTCATCCGGGCGTCGCGGCCCTCGTGGAACCACTCGCGGTCCATTGCGCCCATTGCCCGAGCCTTCCCTTTGGATGATCCTCGTTCATCCTGCTGCACGTGCCGGGACGGTTTGCCCGATTCGGGGCGACCTTGGGCAAAGCTGCGTGAAGGCTGATGCGGGTGCGGCGCCGGCCGGCTGGCTCGGGTGGCTCGGGTGGTTCGGTTCGGAGCCTGGTGTGCCGAGCGCGCTGTCTCATCGGTTGGGTCCGCCGTCCTGCCCGTGCCGGCAGGCTGAGTTCGCCGTGATGCCCCATCTCGGCGGCCTAGCGTGCCCTCGACCAGGCTTTGGTGGGCCTGGTGCGGCGTCGTGCACGCGTTGCATCGACAGAATGACTATGACGTGCACGAAGCCGCACGGACCCGCCGTTGTTCCGGGCTTTTGCCTGCGCCCATCCCACGGACCGGCGTGTCTCGCCACAACACGCGATTGGGCACCAAAACCAAGGAACGACGGCGACCCAGCCCGCCCGCAAGCCCCGCGGCCCACCAACGACGACGGCCCCGCCCACTGCAAAGGCAGCGGGCGGGGCGGAATCGGCAGCACCGATGGCGTTTTGGAAAGTAGCCGTCAGCGGGCTCCGGCCAAGAGTCCTTCCCGCAGCACGCGGTCGGCGAGCGGAGATGCCGCCGGCAGTCCACGGGCGATCTGCTGGGCAAGGCGCAACGCCCCGTCGGACGTCCGCCCGCAGCCGTCCAGGAGCACAGTCCACAGCTGCTCGACGGTGTCGCACCTGGTGCTGGTGCCCGTGCGTCCCGCGAGGATCCAGGCGTCGCCACTCACCCGCACGACGGGCCCGCCAGGCAGCCCGGCGGTGATCGAGTTCATCACCTGAGCCACGACCAGCAGGTCCCGCGTCGTCCGTACCGGTCCGAGCGCCGGATCGGCGACGACCGTACGGCCGCATGCTCCACACATCAGCAGTCCGGTATCCGGGTCATGGCATCACATCCCCGGAGTTCGGTCCGAGGGTCTGGCCGACGAACAGGTTGCCGCCGGGATCGCTCGCGAGGAGCAGTGCGGTCGGAGCGACCTCGGCCGGCACGCCGAACCGCCGCAGTGGCAACTCCGCACGCTTCGCGACCTTCCAGTCCTCGGAGATGCCGTCGACGAGCGGCGTCTCGATCGGACCCGGCGCGATGCAGTTGGCCAGGACGTTGTCGGCCGAGACCTCGAGGGCGAGGGCCTTCGTCATCCCGATCACCCCGGCCTTCGCTGCGCTGTAGTGGCCGAGTCCCGTGCCGCCCTTGATGCCCAGCTGGGAGGAGATGTTGATGATCCGCCCCCATCGCTGGCGACGCATGGGGCCGACGACCTCACGGCAGCAGAGGAACACCCCGGTGAGGTCCACCGAGATGGTCTCCGTCCACATCGCAAGCGTCATGTTCTCGATCGGGGACTCGGTGAGGAGCCCGGCGCTGTTGACCAGGATGTCGATGGTCCCGACTCTGTCGCGGGCGGCAGCGAAGGCACTCCGGACGCTGTCCTCGCGCGCGACGTCGACCTCGATGACCCCCGGGCCGGGGGCACGGTCCAGCACCACCACCGTGTCCCCCTGCGCCGTGAACCCGTCCGCGATTGCCGCCCCGATCCCGCTGGCGCCTCCGGTCACGACGACGGTGCGGGGACTGCCGGCACCCCGTGGCTCACCGCCCGCCGTCATGCGCGCATCTTGATGGTCAGGCCGCCGTCCACGATGAGCGACTGTCCGGTGATGTACCGGGAAGCGTCCGAGGTCAGGAATCCGATCACGTCGGCGACCTCCTCCGGCCGGCCCACGCGACCCCATGGAATATCCTTGCCGGCCCGCTCGAGCCCCTCGGGGCCCAGCGAGTTCACCGGGTCGAGGGACTGCGGTGTCTCGATCAGGCCGGGAATCACCGCGTTGGCGCGGATCTGCCGTGGCCCCAGTTCCGACGCGATGCTTCGGATGAGCCCGAGGACACCGGCCTTGGCCGAGGCGTAGTGCGCGTGTTCCTCCCACCCGTACACGCCACCGGCGATGGAGGACACGGCGACGAGCGCGCCGGGTCCGTCCATCCGCTGTGACGCCGACCGCAGCGTACGGAGCACGCCGGTCAGGTCGACGTCGAGCATCGCGGTCCACAGGTCGTCCGTCAGCTCGTTGAGCGGAGCATTGCGGAGGATGCCCGCGTTGGCGATCGCGTAGTCCAGGCGTCCGTACTCATCCAGGGCGCGCTGAGCGAAGGCATCCACCGAAGGAGTGGACCGCACGTCGACCTCGTGGATGACGCCCTCCCCACCGGCGGCCCGCACGCCGGAGAGGGTCTCCTCCGGGTCGTGCGGGTCGCCGGGGAAGGTGCCGATGATGGTCCGGACGTTCCGGCCCGCGTAGTGGACGGCGAGCGCGCGGCCGATACCGCTGGCGGCGCCCGTGACGATGGCTACCTCAGACTGCTGCATGCGGCTCCTCAAGGGCGACGGCCGCGACGGGTCGTGCGGCGATCATCAGGACGCCGGAGAGCAGGGTCCCGACGGCGCCGACCCACAGGGCGGCTGCTCCGGTGCCGGCCGCGGTGGCGACGATGGTGAAGAGTGCACCGCCGATGATCGTCCCCGGCTGACTCATGGCTCCGATGAAGGCGAGCCCGGTGGCACGGCAACTGACGGGGTAGCACTCCGCCATGAAGTACTGGATGGCGGCGTAGGGGCCCACCAGGAAGAACAGGCCAGTGCCGTAGGTGAGGATGATCAGGAACGGGCTCGACACCAGCGGGCTCAGCATCACGGCGAAGGACAGGCCCGAGATGATCCACCCCACGATGATGGTCCTCTTCCGGCCCACCTTGTCACCGACCCAGCCGTGGAAGACATAGCCGAAGTAGGCGAGCATGTTGATGACGATCAGCAGCAGGAAGGCGTCGGTCAGCTCGACGCCCTTGGCGTTGGCCAGCACCGAGGTGCCGAGGACGCTGAAGATCGCGATGCCGAAGAAGTTGAGGATCCAGGCGAGCGAGAAGACGATCGTGTTCCGGCGGTACTCGCCTTCCCAGATGCGCTTGAGCGGCGACGTCGAGGAGTGCTCGACGCCGTAGGCGGCTGCGAGCGCGTGGGCTTCGTCGCTCTTGCCGCCCTTCTCCAATTCGGTGAGGCGCTGGTGCAGCTCGAACTGCGGCGTCTCCTTCAGCTTGCGGGCGATGAGCAGGACGATGATGATCGCGGGGAGCGTGGCCATGAGGTAGAGCGCGCGCCAGCCGAGGAGGGGCAGGAACGCGAGCCCGAGGGCGCTCGCGAGGAGGAAGCCCAGCGGCCAGCCGCCCTGGATGAAGGAGTAGTGGAACCCGGGACGCTTGCGCTTCCGCTCGTCCTCGGTGACCTGGTAGACCTCGTTCATGTAGGTCGCGTTCACGGCCTGCTCGGAAAAGCCCAGACCGCCGAAGGACCGGACCAGGACCAGCAGCGCATTGCTGGCGAAGCCGAGGGTGGCAGGGATCAGGGCGGTGACGCCGGAGATGACAGCGGTGCCGCCGACGGTCAGCATCATCCCTTTCTTGCGGCCGAGACGGTCGATCACCGGTCCGATGCCGAAGCAGACGATCGCCGTTCCGACGGCGATCCAGGTATTGACGGCGTACGCTTCCGGCGCCGTCCAGCCGAATTCCTCCTGCATGGCCGGCAGGAGGGTGCCGAACAGGCCGTAGTCGAAGACCGCCACGGTCCAGGCGCAGAGGGCGAGAACGGTCGCCGTGCTGGTCTTCTTCTTCGAGAACACCGGGAAATTGCGTTGCTCGTTACGTGTCGGCGTCGAAAGGTCGACACCCTCTTGAATGGACATCAGTTCGATTCCTTTCGGGGATTGCGTGCCAGGAACGAGTCGGCGATCTGGTCGAAGGTGTGCCAGGTGACGCCCTCGTGGGAGTTGAAGTGCTGGATGAGGCGCTCGAGCATGAGCAGTACCTGCGGCCTGCCGGAGACGTCCGGGTGGATCGTCATGGTGTAGACGGCGGAGTCCATCTCGGCGTAGACCCAGTCGAACTGGTCCCGCCACATCTGCTCGATGTCCCGCGGGTTGACGAAGCCGTGCGAGTTCGGGGAGGCCTTGATGAACATCATGGGAGGGAGGTCGTCGAGGTACCAGTTCGCCGGGATCTCCACGAGGTCGGTCTCGGAACCGCGGACGAGGGGCTTCATCCATGCCTCCGCGGGCTTGGTGTAGTCGATCTTCGTCCAGCTGTCCCCGACCCTCACGTAGTAGGGCTCGAAGTCGTTGTGCATGAGCGAGTGGTCGTACTTGATGCCCCGCTCGAGCAGGATCTCGTTGGTGATGGGCGAGAACTCCCACCAGGGAGCCACATAACCGGTGGGCCGACGGCCCGAGACCTTCTCGATGAGGTCTATCGACTTGTCGAGGATTGCCGTCTCCTGCTCACGGGTCATGGCGATCGGGTTCTCGTGCGAATAGCCGTGGACGCCGATCTCATGGCCGGCATCCACGATCATCCGGGTGAGGTCGGGGAAGGTCTCGATCGAGTGTCCCGGAACGAACCAGGTGGAGGGCAGGGAGTACTTCTCGAAGAGGCGCAGGATCCGCGGCCCGCCGACCTCCCCGCTGAAGAGCCCGCGGGAGATGTCGCAGGGGGAATCCTCGCCGCCGTAGGAGCCGAGCATTCCGGCAACTGCGTCGACGTCTACGCCGAAGGCGATCTGTATATCTTTCGTCATGGGGTAGGCCTTTCCTGGTGGGGGTGGGGGACGGTGGTCGGTTCTGGGGGATCAGGGTCTGCCGCGCTCGCGGACGTGGCGGGCGACGTCGTCGGGAGGCAGTCCGAGCGCGAGCAGGGCGTGCAGGAGCGTGCGTGCCTGGGACGGACGGAGCAGCCCCGACGGAACGGCGCCGGCGTCCTCGAGCGTCTTGCCGCCGCCGGCGCCGTACACGCCGTACACCGGTCCCGCATGGACGCGCGTGCTGGTGACGACGACGACGCCGTCGCGCACCGCCGCGCGCACCGCATCGCAGAGCTCTGCGTTCGCATTCCCCAGCCCGGTGGCCTCCAGGACGATCCCGCGAGCACCGGCGTCGAGCGCGGCAGCGAAGAGGGTTGCGTCCGCGCCGGGATAGGAGGGGACGATGTCAACCCGCACGGAAGACCCTGACGGGGGAGGGGGGAGGGGAGACGGGCGCTCAGGGGCCGGTCCCAGCTCGACGACGCCGGTACTCGAGACGGATCCCGCGGATCCCCGGTCCGGGTTGCCGAAGGCATGGAGCCGGCTCGTCTCCGTCTTCCGGGTGCCGGGAAGGGCGAAGACCTCCCCGTCGAACACGATCAGGGCACCCCTGCCGCGCGCCTCGGGTGACGCCGCGAGGGTGATGGCGCCCCGCAGGTTCGCCGGTCCGTCCGGTTCCTGGCTGTCTGCAGCCCGCTGGGCGCCCGTGAACACGACGGGCCGCGAATCGTCGTGGAGGAGGTCGGCGAGGTAACCCGTCTCCTCCATCGTGTCGGTGCCGTGGGTGACGACCACGCCGAGCGTCTCGGGGGACTCCAGCGCGGTGCGGATGCCCGTGCAGACCGAGAGCATGTCGTCGAAGGTGAGGAGGTAGGAGCCCTTCTGCATGAGGTCCACGACCTCCACAGCGGGGACGTTCTGCCCGGCCGCCGCCAGCACGGTGCTGCCCGCATCGGCGGCGAGGGTCGCGCCGGCCGAGGAGTCGTTGCGGGACGCGATCGTGCCGCCCGTCGCCAGCAGCACGACCTGCCCGGTAGTGGTTGATCCCATCGGTGCCCACTCCTTACCCAATCGTTTGGGTTACCCCCCTGGAAAAATTTCGGACGAAAAAAGACCAGGGGTTTCTGCGGGGATCCTAGAATGGTTCCCTCACCAACCCAATCGTTTGGGTTGATTGAAAAGAACCCTAGGATGTGGTCTGGGTCTCGTCAATGGAGTCTTCGAGATTTCATGCGTCTGAAACAATCCCAGGAGGAGAAAGAAGGGGGCACGCGTGAAGGCACCAGGCAAGAGGCGTCCGGCGGTCACCCTGAAGGACCTCGCCGCCGAGCTGGGGATCCACGTCTCCACGGTGTCGCGGGTGCTGCACTCCGACACGGAGGTGGCACGTGGGGCAGCCTCGAAGGAGACCGCCCAGAAGGTGCGTGACCTGGCGAAGTCGAGGGGATACTCACCCGATCCGCAGGCCACCAGCCTGCGCACCCGCCGGACGAGAGCCATCGGCGTGATCGTGCCCCGGCTCTCCGACATCGTCCTCGCGACGATGTACGAGGGCGTGGAGGAAGCCGCCGCCGAGAGCAACCATTCGACCTTCGTGATGAACTCCCACGACAGCCTGGACGAGCAGCGCCGCAAGGCCGAGATCATGCTCGCGCGGCGCGTGGACGGGCTGATCCTGGGGGACGTCCATGCCGGCAGCAGCCTGGTCGACGACCTCACCGCCCGCCATGTGCCCTTCGTCCTGATGAACCGCCGCTACCCGGGATTCCCCTCCTCGACCTGCGACGACACGGCGGGAGGACGACTGGTCGCGGACCACCTGTGGAGCGTCGGGCACCGCTCCGTCGCGATCCTCGCGGGTGAGCCGTACGCCAGTACGGGAGTGGACCGGACGGCCGGGTTCGTCGAGCGCTGGCACGAACTGGGCGGCGAGGTGCCGGCAGACCGCATCCTGCCGTCCCGCTTCGACACCGAGGGCGGACGCCAGGCGGGCGAGGAGCTGCTGAGCCTCCGCGGCGAGGTGCCGACCGCCGTGTTCGCCGTCAACGACTTCGCAGCCATCGGCGCCATGGGAGCGTTCCGGGCCGCCGGTCTCGTCGTCGGCCAGGACATCGCCGTCGTCGGGTTCAACGACACGTCCCTGGCCGCGCAGCTCCCCATTCCACTGACCTCGGTCCGTTCACCCATGGTCGAGATCGGGCGGGCCGCCGTCGGGATGCTGCGGCGGGTGATGAACGGGGAGGAAGTCGCGTCGGTGCGCCATCCGCCGGAGCTGTTCGTGCGGGAGAGCAGCGCGTCGGCCGGCGCCGCACCGAGGGGAGCTGCCGTTGTGCTCGCGGGCAGCTCCGGGACTGGCGGCCTGCAAGCACCATGATGGCTCGACGGAACGAGCCTGCGTAGCAATTGGATTCGTCGTCAAGTCGTCGCTTCCAGCGGCTCCCTTCAGTCGGCGAGCAGTTCCATGATGCCCTGATCGATGAACGCCTGATCGACGGGATTGAAGGGAGCCATGTGGCCCCAGATCGTCGGGATGGGCCTGGCGACAGCTCCCGGTATGCGGGCGGCTTCATACTCACTGTCGATGGGCGGGAAATACCGATCCGTCTCGGCGTTCATGATGATCGTCTTCGCACGGATCGCTCCCAGCGCCGCGTCGAAGTCGCCACCGAAGGTGGGATGGTCACCGAGGTCGTTGTGCATCCAGGTCTGGATCTGGGCGAGGAGGTCGTTGGCATCGCATTTGAGGTAGAAGGGGTCCCAGAAGATTTCGATGAACTCCTCCGCGCTACCCGCTCCGAATCCGCGGTACAGCTCCTCACGGTAGAACGCCTCCGAGAAGCCCCATCCGGCGTAGATGGATGCGAAGGTCCGCAGGCCACGCACCGGGGGCTTGTCGCCGTAGAAGCCGTCATTCCAGTCGGTGTCGGCCGTGATCGCACGGATGAGGGCGTGCAGGAACACCTTGTTGTAATGGGCTGTGCGGGCGGAACCGGAGATCGGCGCGATGGCCTGCACCATCTCCGGGTGCAGCGCCGCCCAAGCGTAGGTTTGGGAGGCGCCCATGGACCAGCTTGTCACCAGCCGAACTTTCTCGATGCCGAATTCCTCGGTCACCAATCGGTATTGCGCGTTGATGTTGTCGTAGGCCGTGACTCGTGGAAACGTGCCTTTGCCGAAGGGGGGAGGTGTGTTGCTCGGCGAGGAGGAGACGGCCGCCCCGAAGTGGTTGGGCACGATGATGAAGTATTTGCTCGGCTTCAAGGCGCGGTTCTCGCCGGTCATCCATGTCGCCGTGTCGGTGGGAGTAGCAGTGAACCAGGTCGGACAGATGACGACGTTGTCCTTCGCTTCATTCAGCTCACCCAGCGTCGTGTAGCCGAGTTGGGCGGAGGGAAGGACGGAGCCCTTCTGGAGGCTGAAATCCCCCAGGTCGAAAAGTTTATGCTCCATCGCATTGCTCCCTTCGCCGACGCTCCCTCGTTGGAGCTCAGGCCGATCGTACAGAAACAGCCCACCCCGGTACAGGCTCGACGTCGGGCACGACGTCGCCCAGGACGTACCGGACGGCCCTCACTCCCAGACGGCGCGCCGGCTTCTGGCTGCGTCGGCCCGGGCAGTGAGGGCTTGCTCCATCGTCACGGGCTCGAAGTGCGTCACCGTCCCCGGTGCGCTACGGGCGACGACGTCCATGTCCGCGCTGATGACCGTCGCGACCATCGCGTACCCACCGCCGGAGACCGCATCGCGGTGCAGGACGATCGGCTCCTTGCCGCCCGGGATCTGGATGGACCCGACCGCGTAGCCCGCGTCCACGATGTTGGACGGATCCGAGCCGGCCCCGAAGGGCTGCGTGCGCGGCTTCCAGGCGATGTCGGGTCCGGAGTAGCGCAGGCCCGTCCGGTCGGCCACGGGAGTCAGTTTCCACGAAGCGCTCACGAGGGTCTCCATGCCCTCGGCGGTCAGCCGGTGGTCGTACAGGCCCGGCAGGATGCGGACGGTGACCTCCTTCGCATAGACCGGCCTCAGGTCCTCGGGGATCGAGTCCCGAACGGATCGGGCCGACGGCGCGACGGCGCCCACGGGGAGCGTGTCGCCGGCCTTGAGGGCGCGGCCCTGCCAGCCGCCAAGGGCGCCGAGCGCATAGGTGCTGCGGCTCCCGAGGACCAGGGGCACATCGATGCCGCCCTGCACCGCGATGTAGTAGCGCGTTCCGCCCGAGAGCATCCCGAAGGACACCTCGTCCCCCGCAGCGAGCGGGAGCCGGGTCCACTGCTCCACCGGCGCTCCGTTGACCTTGACCTGGACGGGCGCGCCGGTGACGGCGAGAACGGCGTCGGCGTCGGTGGTGAATTTCGGGCCGAGGTAGGCGCACTCGAGTACGGCGTCCGTTTCGGCATTGCCCACCAGGGCATTGGCCATCGATGCGGACAGCTGGTCCATGGCACCGCCCTGCGGGATGCCGACGTTGTAGTAGCCGAGGCGGCCCAGGTCCTGGACCGAGGTGGCGAGGCCGGGTTCGAGGATGTCAAAGGCCATGGAGCTTCTCCAGAATGTCCCGGTTGTGGGCGGTGGGGTCGGCCAGGGCCTTCTGCAGGTCGAAGGTCACCGGGGCCTGGCGGTAGGTGAAGGTCCCGGCGTCGACCTCGGCCTGGATGGTGCGGTATTCGTCCTCGCCGACGGGTCGAAACTTCACGATGTCGCCGGGCCGGAAGAAGATCATGAAGTCCGAGAAATCGTCGAGTTTCTGCGCCGGGTCGAAGATGGGTGCCGCCGCGATACCGAACATCTGGTAACCGCCGGCGCCCCGGACCGAGTAGATGCAGGCGAAGCAGCCTCCGTGGCCGACGGTCAGCGGCGGGGTGTCCGTGCGCGGGCTCAGGTACTTCGGGACCTCGAGCTGCTCCTCCTGCGGAACGATCTGGAACATGAAGGGAAGTCCCGCGACGAATCCCACCATGGACACCAGCCATGGGGACTCGTGGTGCTTGCGGATGAACTCCTGCGGGGAGGAGAGGCCGTTCTCCTCGGCCGCGAAGTCCAGGTCGGTGCCGTCCGGCCGCTGGTGGCCCTTGCGGAAGCGGGCGCCGGTCTCGCGCGTGTACGGGTCGTCGTACCAGACGGGGATTTCGATGATGCGGGTCTCCAGCGTCTGCTCGCTGAGCTGGGCGACCTCCTCCTCCACCTCCCGCACGAGCGATTCCAGCCGGTCCGGCGGGACGACGTCGGGATCGAAGCGCAGCAGGAGGGAGGCGTTCGCCGGGCAGATGTCCACGACGCCGTCGACGGCCCGCGCCGACAGCCGTGTCGCCATGGCATTCGCCTTGAAGTTGGCGGCGAGGCTCATGCTCTCGGCGATCTCGACGAAGAGGAACTCGTCGCCGCCCCACGTGTAGCGCGCGGCGTCCAGCTGCTGGGATACCTGGCTCATGGTTGGACTCCGAGGAGGTCGGGGGTGGACTCGAGGAACTTGGAGTGGTGGGTCACGTCCCGTACCTCGGGCCTCTGGAGGACGGTCGACAGGAGCGGGAGCGTCGTCTTGACGCCCTCGATCCGTATCTCGCCCAGTGCACGCACGGACCGCTGGATGGCTTCGGCGCGGCTCGCGTCCCACACCACCACCTTGGCGAGCAGCGAGTCGTAGTACGGTGCGACGGCGGATCCGGCGACGACGCCGGAATCGACCCGCACGCCGGGGCCGCCCGGCCAGTCCAGGCGCTGCAGCGTGCCGGGGCTCGGCATGAAGTTCTGTGTCGGGTCCTCGGCGTTGATCCGGAACTCGAAGGCGTGGCCCCGGAAGGTGACGTCCTCCTGGCGGAGCCGCAGCTTGCCGGTGGACGCCACGAGCAGTTGCTCCCGGATGAGGTCGATGCCGGTCACCATCTCCGTGACCGGATGCTCCACCTGGAGTCGGGTATTCATCTCGATGAAGGCCGCCTGCTCCTGGTCTGAGTCGTAGAGGAACTCGATCGTCCCGAGACCGGAGTAGTTGCACTGGCGCCCGAGTTCGATCGACGAGGCGAGGATCGTCTCGCGGACGCCGTCGGGCAGGAGGGGCGCAGGGGCTTCCTCGATGATCTTCTGCTGGCGGCGCTGCAGCGAGCAGTCCCGGTCGCCCAGGTGGATGACGCGTTCGCCGTCGCCGAGGATCTGCACCTCGACGTGCCGTGCGCGCTGGACGAAATGCTCGAGGTACACGGCGGGATCACCGAACGCCGCCTGCGCCTCCGCGCGGGCGACGTCGACGGTTCCGACGAGGTCCTCCTCCCGGGTGACCAGGCGGATGCCCCGTCCTCCACCGCCCGACGATGCCTTGACGACCAGCGGATAGCCGACGGCCCGCGCGATGGGGAGGGGGTCGACGTCGGGGTCCAGGGCGCCGTCACTCCCCGGCAGCGTCGGCACTCCGGCATCCTCCGCGGCCTGTCGCGCACGCGACTTGTTGCCCATCAGTTCGATGGCGTCGGCCGAAGGCCCCACCCAGGTGATGCCGGCACCGGTGACCGCGCGGGCGAATCCCGCGTTCTCGGACAGGAAACCGTACCCG is from Arthrobacter burdickii and encodes:
- a CDS encoding 5-oxoprolinase subunit B family protein: MSQVSQQLDAARYTWGGDEFLFVEIAESMSLAANFKANAMATRLSARAVDGVVDICPANASLLLRFDPDVVPPDRLESLVREVEEEVAQLSEQTLETRIIEIPVWYDDPYTRETGARFRKGHQRPDGTDLDFAAEENGLSSPQEFIRKHHESPWLVSMVGFVAGLPFMFQIVPQEEQLEVPKYLSPRTDTPPLTVGHGGCFACIYSVRGAGGYQMFGIAAAPIFDPAQKLDDFSDFMIFFRPGDIVKFRPVGEDEYRTIQAEVDAGTFTYRQAPVTFDLQKALADPTAHNRDILEKLHGL
- a CDS encoding acetyl-CoA carboxylase biotin carboxylase subunit, with amino-acid sequence MERVLIANRGEIAVRIIRAARELGLQTVLAASEPDRDSYAASLADDVQVIGPASAAKSYLDTAAVLAAVEASGADAVHPGYGFLSENAGFARAVTGAGITWVGPSADAIELMGNKSRARQAAEDAGVPTLPGSDGALDPDVDPLPIARAVGYPLVVKASSGGGGRGIRLVTREEDLVGTVDVARAEAQAAFGDPAVYLEHFVQRARHVEVQILGDGERVIHLGDRDCSLQRRQQKIIEEAPAPLLPDGVRETILASSIELGRQCNYSGLGTIEFLYDSDQEQAAFIEMNTRLQVEHPVTEMVTGIDLIREQLLVASTGKLRLRQEDVTFRGHAFEFRINAEDPTQNFMPSPGTLQRLDWPGGPGVRVDSGVVAGSAVAPYYDSLLAKVVVWDASRAEAIQRSVRALGEIRIEGVKTTLPLLSTVLQRPEVRDVTHHSKFLESTPDLLGVQP